The following are from one region of the uncultured Hyphomonas sp. genome:
- a CDS encoding sugar-binding protein, with protein sequence MHRWMLGACIAMSGAGLAMADEDPPARNFTTYQPTVRPVRIETSEAPVIDGKLDEAMWSKAAEVSEFYQVEPKVGPPSVETRVYFAYDENNLYVGIHAYDDKPDEILASVLERDGEIWRDDMFRFYIDPFNTGTSGFGFDINALGARTERLIRYGQAPIDAWNIIWDADAVRTDDGWTAEISLPFRSLSFDPASDGWGLMMTRERAHANEEIRWAGIDQSVNKFGFARPGYLEGIEDIKKGKGFDVQLQAGLVGNRRWTQPRDDDLKIEPSANISYKFTPSLTGLLTLNTDFSDTPLDDRQINTGRFSLFFPETRDFFLQDAALFEFAGQTFAGAPNGQPFFSRRIGIVNGQSVKVDAGLKLSGEINGVEVGILSAQTGSIGNIGSQNLSVARATVDVLDQSRVGFIATNGDPTGLSDNTLAGADFSYRVPSLFGGGRMQADVFYQRSFSSTMGDDDSFGAKFDYPNDKWAWSVEARQIGEDFAPALGFVNRPGTRTFGADWHRRFRQSGNYLRWWQMGTSHEYITDLDGNAETMVNSLVLNANTIWTDDLTFTASQNEEHINTPFVLPGGLVVPVGVYDNNGVKFRIQSSYVRPWGTTSEIEFKDFYDGESKRYDFQGNFRPNPHVDLKVRYSRQDISIPAGDVSVQIGSLETVFNVSTDLSVTTQTQYDNISNSLSFFGRLNWELRPQTEVFFALGHGAYIEGDDFRRNFRSVQTSAILRFGNTFRF encoded by the coding sequence GTGCATCGATGGATGTTGGGCGCCTGCATTGCCATGTCCGGTGCCGGACTGGCCATGGCTGACGAAGACCCGCCCGCCCGCAATTTCACCACCTACCAGCCGACAGTCCGCCCGGTCCGGATCGAGACAAGCGAAGCGCCCGTCATCGATGGCAAACTTGACGAAGCGATGTGGTCAAAGGCCGCGGAAGTTTCAGAGTTCTATCAGGTAGAGCCGAAAGTCGGCCCGCCCAGCGTCGAGACGCGCGTCTATTTCGCCTATGACGAAAACAATCTCTATGTCGGCATCCATGCCTATGACGACAAGCCGGACGAAATCCTCGCCTCTGTGCTGGAACGCGATGGAGAGATCTGGCGGGATGACATGTTCCGCTTCTATATCGATCCGTTTAACACCGGCACGTCAGGCTTCGGCTTTGACATCAACGCCCTCGGCGCGCGCACCGAACGCCTGATCCGCTATGGCCAGGCGCCGATTGATGCGTGGAACATCATCTGGGATGCCGACGCGGTGCGCACCGATGACGGCTGGACGGCGGAAATTTCTCTGCCGTTCCGCTCGCTCAGCTTCGACCCGGCCTCCGACGGCTGGGGCCTGATGATGACGCGCGAGCGCGCCCACGCGAACGAGGAAATCCGCTGGGCCGGAATCGACCAGTCGGTCAACAAGTTCGGCTTTGCCCGGCCGGGCTATCTTGAGGGCATTGAGGACATCAAGAAGGGCAAAGGGTTCGACGTTCAGCTGCAGGCAGGCCTTGTCGGGAACCGTCGCTGGACCCAGCCGCGCGATGACGACCTGAAGATCGAGCCAAGCGCGAACATCTCCTACAAGTTCACGCCCTCACTGACCGGCCTTCTTACGCTGAATACAGACTTCTCCGACACGCCGCTGGACGACCGGCAGATCAATACCGGGCGCTTCTCGCTCTTCTTCCCGGAAACACGGGATTTCTTCCTGCAGGACGCCGCCCTGTTCGAATTTGCCGGACAGACCTTTGCCGGTGCCCCGAACGGACAACCCTTCTTCTCGCGCCGGATCGGCATTGTGAATGGCCAGTCCGTGAAGGTGGATGCCGGCCTGAAGCTGAGCGGTGAAATCAATGGTGTGGAAGTCGGCATCCTGTCGGCCCAGACCGGCAGCATCGGAAACATCGGCTCCCAGAACCTGTCCGTGGCGCGCGCGACAGTAGACGTGCTGGACCAGTCCCGTGTCGGCTTCATCGCCACGAATGGCGACCCGACCGGCCTGTCCGACAATACGCTGGCAGGAGCTGATTTCAGCTATCGCGTACCGTCCCTCTTTGGCGGCGGACGGATGCAGGCCGACGTTTTCTACCAGCGTAGCTTCTCCTCCACGATGGGGGACGACGACTCCTTCGGGGCAAAGTTCGATTACCCGAACGACAAATGGGCCTGGAGCGTTGAAGCGCGCCAGATCGGCGAAGACTTCGCCCCGGCCCTCGGCTTCGTGAACCGGCCCGGCACCCGCACCTTCGGCGCGGACTGGCACCGGCGTTTCCGCCAGTCGGGGAACTATCTGCGCTGGTGGCAAATGGGCACCAGCCATGAGTACATCACCGACCTCGACGGCAATGCGGAGACAATGGTCAACTCCCTTGTCCTGAATGCCAACACGATCTGGACCGACGACCTGACCTTTACGGCAAGCCAGAATGAAGAACATATCAACACGCCCTTTGTCCTTCCCGGGGGGCTGGTCGTGCCGGTCGGTGTCTATGACAACAATGGCGTGAAATTCCGGATCCAGTCATCTTATGTGCGCCCCTGGGGCACGACATCGGAGATAGAGTTCAAGGACTTCTATGACGGCGAGTCGAAGCGCTATGACTTCCAGGGCAATTTCCGGCCCAATCCGCATGTCGACCTGAAAGTCCGATACAGCCGGCAGGACATTTCGATTCCGGCCGGGGATGTAAGTGTACAGATCGGATCTCTGGAAACAGTCTTCAATGTATCGACAGACCTCTCGGTCACCACGCAGACACAGTATGACAATATCAGCAACAGCCTGTCCTTCTTCGGCCGGCTGAACTGGGAACTGCGCCCGCAGACCGAAGTGTTCTTCGCCCTTGGCCATGGCGCCTATATCGAAGGCGACGATTTCCGCCGCAACTTCCGATCGGTCCAGACAAGCGCCATTCTGCGCTTTGGCAATACGTTCCGCTTCTAG